The following proteins are co-located in the Malus sylvestris chromosome 13, drMalSylv7.2, whole genome shotgun sequence genome:
- the LOC126595745 gene encoding transcriptional regulator SUPERMAN-like produces the protein MEKKGLVSNSLKDHAGIVTRAIRRSKTTYEEDDYNFDGFAWPPRSYTCSFCKREFRSAQALGGHMNVHRKDRARLKGSPPRDSQYTSTILNLNLNKVPNPNPNFSSTSSASSPSSPSSWISPISSTLPSLISPPAPPPVFLVPSSENMKWVVGDTLFNHPLNFKASDFGTTVKKNAESFCGVGDRQCDGFIGEEHGCIKTVKAADHPHHPIVRLDLEIGMLGDSNKEDLDLELRLGYS, from the coding sequence ATGGAGAAAAAGGGTTTGGTGAGCAACAGCTTGAAAGATCATGCTGGTATTGTCACCAGAGCCATTAGGCGCAGCAAGACTACCTATGAAGAAGACGATTACAATTTTGATGGGTTTGCATGGCCTCCAAGATCTTACACGTGTAGCTTCTGCAAAAGGGAATTTAGATCTGCTCAAGCTCTTGGCGGCCACATGAATGTTCACCGAAAAGACCGAGCCAGGCTCAAAGGCTCACCCCCAAGAGACAGTCAATACACGAGTACTATTCTTAACCTTAACCTCAACAAAGtgccaaaccctaaccctaatttctcATCAACATCATCAGCATCCTCACCATCCTCACCATCCTCCTGGATATCACCAATTAGTAGCACATTACCCTCTTTGATATCACCACCAGCTCCTCCACCTGTTTTTTTGGTGCCGTCTAGCGAAAATATGAAATGGGTTGTGGGAGACACCCTCTTTAATCACCCTCTAAACTTCAAAGCCTCGGATTTTGGTACTACAGTAAAGAAGAACGCAGAATCTTTTTGTGGAGTAGGAGATCGTCAATGTGATGGTTTCATTGGAGAAGAACATGGGTGCATAAAGACTGTCAAGGCAGCTGATCATCCTCATCATCCGATTGTTAGGTTGGACTTGGAGATCGGTATGCTTGGTGACTCAAATAAGGAAGACTTAGATTTGGAACTTCGATTGGGATACTCTTAG
- the LOC126595746 gene encoding transcriptional regulator SUPERMAN-like: MESWRPRSPDTSSSDEDQVRDDDHDSGATTVKRSYECTFCKRGFTNAQALGGHMNIHRKDRAKAKQLISGTSSLNSNHYSNEDQYISMSTSHHHQYSSAPIPSQGASGYYPVLDQMNYQMYFQPNGSNPRIPYGYDHDDSSVGSRSQSLGMNQELWGANLSLRLEDDEFRRGVRSNDEVDLELRLGNGRFI; this comes from the coding sequence ATGGAATCTTGGAGACCAAGAAGCCCGGATACGAGTTCAAGCGATGAAGATCAAGTCAGAGATGACGATCATGATTCAGGTGCTACAACAGTGAAACGAAGCTACGAATGCACATTTTGCAAGAGGGGGTTTACCAACGCTCAAGCCTTGGGAGGTCACATGAACATCCACAGGAAAGACCGAGCCAAAGCGAAGCAACTCATCTCAGGTACATCATCACTTAATTCAAACCACTACTCGAATGAGGATCAATACATATCCATGAGTACTTCTCATCATCATCAATATAGTAGTGCACCAATTCCAAGCCAGGGGGCTTCTGGGTACTACCCAGTTTTGGATCAGATGAATTACCAAATGTATTTTCAGCCAAATGGGTCTAACCCTAGAATCCCATACGGTTATGATCATGATGATTCATCAGTTGGGTCAAGGTCACAGTCTTTGGGTATGAACCAAGAACTTTGGGGTGCAAATTTAAGCTTGCGGTTGGAGGATGATGAATTCAGAAGGGGTGTGAGGAGTAATGATGAAGTGGATTTGGAACTTCGACTTGGGAATGGTCGGTTTATATAA